The following DNA comes from Alkalibacter saccharofermentans DSM 14828.
GACACGCGGTCAGTTATTTCGGTTATTTCTAAATATGGATCAACTTCTCTTTTTATTCTGTGAAGCTCACCTTTTTTGTCTAAAAATTTAATGAATTCTTGAAGATCTTTATGATACATTTAATCCTCCTTGATGTTTAATATTTTCTGTTGAGCATCCCTTTGATTATATCCTCTAGGATATTCTTGTTCTCGGAATCAGGAAGCTTGGATATATAGTTGAAAGCTTTATTTGTGTATTTTCGTGCTAGAAGCCTGGCAGCATCCAGACCGTTGTTGGATTTGACCAGATGGTGAACCCTGTTGAGATCATTCTCGTTAAAATTAGTTGTTTCCAATAGCGTTTTCAGCTCGTTGCTTTTATCATTGTTTAGGGCGTATATAACCGGAAGTGTCAGATAACCTTGTTTTAGATCGTTCATGGTACTTTTTTTGATAGTTTGATTGTCGGAATAATCGAGACAATCATCGATTATCTGAAAAGCCATGCCGGTTAGGTATCCTATCCGTGTAAGTATTTTTACTTGCCTGTCTGATAGATCGCTGTTCATAGCACCTATGTGAAAGCTCATGGCAAACAACGCAGCTGTTTTTCCGGTTATTATCTTCAAGTAACTGAAGATTCCGTTATCGTATTTATATCTTAAGCTGTATTGCTTTAATTCACCCTTGCAGATACTAAGTATGGCTCCTGAAAGTTTTTCCATAGTTTTAGTTTCAAAGTGGGAAGATATTAAAGTAAAACATTTGGCAAATAGGTAATCGCCGATAAAGACCGCACTATCCTTACCATATTTACTTTGGACGCTCTCAACGCCTCTTCTTAATTTTGCCTCGTCTATAATATCGTCATGGACAAGGGTTGCGATATGAAGCATTTCTATTACAGCTCCAAGTCTGATTGCGTTCTCCCTTTTGTATGAGCCAAATTCAGCGGAGATGATCAAAAAAGCGGGTCTTAACATCTTCCCCCCTGATGTCACAGCACCGGAGATGGCTTCGGTGATGAAATCATCCGAGTCCTTGGTTGTATCTATAATCAACTGAGTTA
Coding sequences within:
- a CDS encoding polyprenyl synthetase family protein is translated as MNEFWKDYPHIGNILSEVTQLIIDTTKDSDDFITEAISGAVTSGGKMLRPAFLIISAEFGSYKRENAIRLGAVIEMLHIATLVHDDIIDEAKLRRGVESVQSKYGKDSAVFIGDYLFAKCFTLISSHFETKTMEKLSGAILSICKGELKQYSLRYKYDNGIFSYLKIITGKTAALFAMSFHIGAMNSDLSDRQVKILTRIGYLTGMAFQIIDDCLDYSDNQTIKKSTMNDLKQGYLTLPVIYALNNDKSNELKTLLETTNFNENDLNRVHHLVKSNNGLDAARLLARKYTNKAFNYISKLPDSENKNILEDIIKGMLNRKY